The nucleotide window GCGGTGGAATTGTGATTACATGTGTGGATTGCTTCCTTGATGGGCACTCACTTTATGTTATTGACTATGAATGCAGTAAAGTCAGTAGTTTTCTAGAGAAGCATGATATTTCTGTAAAGTCACCGGATGAAGTTGTCGATCTGGCCTATGCCGAATTTTATAGGAAGATTAATTCTGATGGGTACCATCTTCTGAATAGAAACTGTGAGCATTTTGCTACTTACTGCAAGACAGGCGAGTCATTTAGTATGCAGTCTTTATGGTTGAAGGCGGAGGGACTAGCCAGTCGCCTTTTTTTCCTCCTTCTGGGTACTATTAGAGGATAAGGATACAAATCATCCTCTTGTGTTTGTGGTCCAAGAGACGAATCCTCAGTTTATGGCTGAGTTTTCAGTCATTGTggttgatggcaaagaaaaaaattaactacCTTTTTCTTTGCATTTCCGTTTTTGTTAATGAACTTGTAAGAAATGCGGGGAATCTGAAAAATCTTAGCATCATAAGTTTGTTATTTCTGACTTGTGTTGTTATCACGGGCTCTATCGATTATCTTTATACTTGTCAAGTTCCACATATCCCTATTGAAAAAACTTAAGctgaaaatcaatatataaatgtttagtaTGGGTCACACTCACAATCTATTCAACTGGACTTGATTACTtggtataatttttattctggaaattttttgtttagttgCAGTCCACTGTGGATTTTGTCAGTTTGCTCTAGTTTCTCAAATGTATGACTTCAGTGATAAGAGTCCTCAAATTCCTCTTCTCATAGTGACTGTAATTACAGTGACATCTTTAATAACAGAGAACTTTAGCACCCTACCCCACAACCAATCATATGGGGACACCCTAAATATAATTGAGGAATCTTGAACCTTTGtctaacagtttttttttttcttttaagaagAAGTGCTTGTTATCTTTTCtgagaataatataaaaagttacTTCAATTTGCTAACCAAATACAATCTTGCCAGGCCCTTCACAAGATATTGGCTTCCACCTTTCTATCCTGCATTCAATCAATTCTACcctctttttcccttcttttcaatcatgtttcttattctttcttttatagaAATTGACagtgttttttctctttcacatattataataatttcgaaaagaatttgcattacTTGGACAGGAAGCCATGGCTTTCCAATACTATGTAAGTTCTATAATTGGCTATTATTAAGAGACTGATGATTCAACAAAACCTGACTTCTCCTTTCTTATTCGAAGTAAACCATAAAAGAAAGTAATTAGACTGACTGTCTGT belongs to Mangifera indica cultivar Alphonso chromosome 2, CATAS_Mindica_2.1, whole genome shotgun sequence and includes:
- the LOC123205920 gene encoding protein LEAD-SENSITIVE 1-like; translated protein: MEMDKEARKETIKELLKKGDHICSERLNGLFYHHGIYVGHGRVIHLSGPIRGTGKFRSSSSFVSTPRWPCSQKACQGIFCGGIVITCVDCFLDGHSLYVIDYECSKVSSFLEKHDISVKSPDEVVDLAYAEFYRKINSDGYHLLNRNCEHFATYCKTGESFSMQSLWLKAEGLASRLFFLLLGTIRG